Within candidate division WOR-3 bacterium, the genomic segment TCGGCAGAGGTGAATGTCTTGGACTTTAATTCCCCGGAGGCGCTGGTGAAGATAAATTCCTGGGTCCGGGAGAAGACGCGCGGCAAAATCGAGAGGATAGTTGAGCGGATTGTACCGGATGCGGTGCTTTATCTGATAAATGCGGTCTATTTCAAGGGCAAGTGGCAGCAGGAGTTTGACCCGAAACAGACCTATGAGACCGATTTTCATCTTTCTGACGGCACAAAAAGGCGGGTGATGATGATGTACCGGTCAGACCGGTTCAGTTATCTTGCGGGTGATGGGTTTCAGGCGGTAAAGTTGCCTTATGGCGATGGCAGGATGAGTATGGTGGTATTCCTGCCGGATGAGAGTTTGGGTTTGAACGGGTTGATTACGAGGCTCGCAGGCGAAAACTATTCAATGTGGCAAAAGGAGTTTGTTAAGAGGCAGGGTGAGGTGGGGTTGCCCAGGTTCAAACTGGAGTACGAAGGGAGCCTGAATGAGCCGCTCAAGGTGCTGGGTATGGCGATTGCGTTTGACCTGAACATAGCGGACTTTTCTGAGATGAGCCCGATGAAGGGGGTGGCGATTGGCGATGTCCGGCACAAGAGCTTTATTGAGGTTAATGAGGAGGGGACTGAGGCAGCAGCGGTAACTTCAGTGGAGATGGTGATGACCGCAATGCCGGTTGACCGTTTCAGAATGATTTGTGACCGTCCTTTTCTCTTTACAATTGAGGACAACCGGACCGGTGCGATTCTCTTCTTAGGAGCGGTGGTTAAGCCTTAAAAGTCAGAGATAATAGTTTGGTCTGCGGTCGTTAAAGATGTGGTTACGGGGTGTGACATTCTTGTTGAGTGCCAGATCCGGGTTGATCTCCACAATCTTTAGTTCCTCATCCTCAGGGCTGGCACGGACCAGAAGGTTGCCGTCAGGGGCAACAATCTGACTTTTGCCGGTGAAGTTCATCACCCTGCCGTCCAAATGCTCGGTGCCTATCCGGTTGGCTAAAACCCAGAAGATGCGGTTCTCCTGCGCGCGGGTGATGGTCATTGACTGGGCATAGTCAAGGACCAGATTGGCAGGGTGGCAGATGATTTGCGCGCCGCGCAGGGCAAGGGTGCGGGCGCTCTCAGGAAAGAAGTAGTCAAAGCAGACCAGCATCCCTATCCGCACCTGTCCGAGGTTGAAGACCGGAAAGGGCAGGTCACCCGGGTCAAAGATGTCCTTTTCATCGGTGAAGAGATGGATTTTGCGATAGGTATGAATTGTGCCGTCTGCGGTTACGAGGATGGCGGAGTTGAAGATGCGGTCGCCCGCCTTTTCCGCAATCCCCAAAATTAGATTGAGGTTGTTCTGCATGCAGAAGTTGAGGAGTAGAGAGGAGGAGCGTCCTCCCGGCACCTTTTCGGCATAGCGGGCAAGTTCCTTGCGGGAGGAAAATAGATAACCGGTCAGACAGAGCTCGGGGAGGACGATGAGGTCGGCTTCAACACCTTCAAGACAGGAGAAGATCCTACCAAGGTTCTGTAACACCGCCCGTGGCTTCGGGGAGAACTGGTAAAAGCCGATGCGCATAAAACCGTGGTCGGTTAAAGAAATAATTATAAGAGATTAATAGTTGAGGGTCAATCTTATAATAGGGTGGCAATAGGTGGGGGAGGGTGAATTTGGATAAGTGATAGATAGGGGGATGGTGGAGGGGACCTACCCAAAAATTTTGATTAAAATTAGCCAAAATATTGAAAAGTTAAAATTTATAGCCTTATTTGCCGCCGAGTCTGACCTTGACTTAAATGATATGGGTGATATGTTATAAAAGAGTGAAACGGGTTTGTATTCGGGCAATGTTTTTCAACAAAGTCAGGGATATTCCGGAGTCTGAGAAGGGCTAAGAGAAGATGGGCAGGGCAGTAAGGTTTGTTTTAATAGGGCTGGTCTGGGCAGGTGGAGTTCAGGCACAGGCGGTTGCGGGCAAGGGGGATGTTAAGATTACCGGGCAGGTTTTTGCTGAGGATGGGACAAGACCAATGGAGTTTGTCAATATTGTGCTCTACAGCCTGCCGGAAAGCGCTCAGGTTGCCGGGACGGTTACAGACAGTTACGGCAGATTCACACTTCTTGGTGTCAAACCAGCTCGTTACTATCTTGAAATTTCCTTTATCGGGTATGAGACAAAAAGGGTGGAGAATATTGAGTGCGCACCAGGCGCGCAGATAGATTTAGGGCGTTTGACACTAAAGTTGTCAAGCGTGCCGGTGAGCGGCGTTGAGGTGATAGGTGACAAGCCGGCAATTTCCCAGGAGGTGGACAAAAAGGTGATTGATGTCACCAAACTGCCCAGTACCGCTGGCGGCACCGCGGTTGATGCGCTTAAGAATGTCCCGGGTGTCAAGGTTGATATTGAAGGCAATGTTACCCTCAGGGGCAGTTCCAATTTTACTGTCCTAATTGATGGCAGACCAAGCGGACTGGAGCCGAACCAGGCGCTGAAGCAGATTCCCGCGGTAATGATTGAGAGGATTGAAATCATCACCAACCCTTCGGCAAAATATGAGCCGGAGGGCACTGCGGGCATCATCAACATCATTCTGAAGAAGCAAAAGGGACAGGGTCTGAGCGCTTTGGTCAATGCTAATGCCGGATTCAAGAACCGTTACGGCGGTGATGCGCTCGTTGGTTTGCGCTCAGGGATAATCAACACCTACTTTGGCGGCAACATCTGGCACTCATCTTCGGACAATGAATACGAAAGTGAAACCCGGACTTTCGGTTCTGCCGACACCCTTAAAATCGCCTCCTCGGGCTTAAGTTCGTGGGATGGAACAGCTGCGGGCGCGCGTGCCGGACTGGAGTTGCAATTTGGACCCCGCGACAAGTCAAGCATCGTGGGCAGGCTCGGCAACTACGATGGCAGGAGCACAAGCCGGGAAAGGGTAACCGAACACCACCTCCTCGCCGACTCATCGCGAGATTACCAGAACGACAGGAGCTGGCGATTCGGTTCTAAATACCTTTTCCTAATGGCTGACCACGAGCACCAATTTGACACCGCCGGACACAAATTGACAGCCCAGGTATACTTGGTCGGTCGGCAGGGTTTAGCCGCCGCTGGTAATACCGAGAGGGATTCGACCGGGGCGACAATTACGGGTCGGCGCAGCCAAGACGAGGGACCAACCGGCTGGATAAGGGGCGAGGCTGAATATACCCTGCCAACAGGAGATGGGGGCAAACTTGAAGCCGGGTTTCAGAGCCGTGTGGAAATGACGGGGATGGAGAGCCAAATCTACCGGTTCAACCCCAACACCGACACCTGGGAACTTGACTCGCTCTCAAGCCACCCCTATCTCAGCAGGGAAAACATCCACTCCCTCTATACCACATACTCCTGGAGATGGCAAAAACTTGCTATCCAGCCGGGTCTGCGCGGTGAATATGGCAGTCGCATCATCCATATTCAAGAGATGGATAGCATCTGGCAGCTGAGCCGCTGGGACTACTTTCCGAGTTTACATTTTTCTTATAATTTACCTGCAAATTTCCAGGTTTCAGCCAGTTACTCAAGGCGAATTGACCGACCCTATTACTGGTATCTCCGACCCCTGCCAGTCTGGTACGATGCCCACAGTGTGAGTAAGGGCAACCCAATGCTTCGTCCCTCCTATGTCAACTCCTATGAGGTGGGTTTTGAACTCCCCTTTGGCGCCAATCTGCTTTCACTTGAAGCCTACTGCCGGACAACCAGCAATATGTTTGAGTGGATTACAACAAGGTATCCTGGAGATACCAATGCTCTGCTCCAGACCGCGGCTAATATCGGCAGCGACCGCTCGCTCGGAGTTGAGTTCTCAGCCCATCTCAGTCCGGTTAAATGGCTAAATGCCTATATCACAGGCGATATCGCTGATTATCACGAATGGGGAACACTCTTTAACCAGGAGATTGACCGTCGCAGCATTTCTTGGTCAGGCTCGCTAAACCTTAATCTCCAGTTTCCCAGCGCCACCCAGGTGCAACTCAACGGCAACTTATCTGGTCCTTATATCACCGCCACCAGCACCTCTGACGGCTGGTTTGGAACCGACCTGGCGGTTAAGCAAAGCCTGTTTAACCGAACCCTTTCCATTACCCTTCGCTGCCAGAACCTTTTTGGTCCGAGAACCTGGAAAAGCCGGGAAGATGGGCAGGGTTTTAGGAGGAACTATTCCTATATCCGGGAAGGGCTCAGATTATCTTTGGCGGTTAGTTACAATTTCAACAACTTCCGGTTTGATCCGAAGATGCGCGCAGGGGAGGGTATTGAACAGGAGGGCACCGGGGTGATGCCTCGCCGCTAAATCGGTTCGTAAAAGACCTTCCCCCAGAATTTTATTCTCTTGATGCGTTTTTCCTGGACCAAGGAGGAGAGGAGGTGTTTGAGCTTTTCCGCAGAGATACCGAGGGAATGAATCAGGTCCTCTGCTGTTACCGGGCGGTTCTGAACGACAGCGATGATTGCCTTGACCGGGTCGCCTTTAAACGGTCTCTGCCTTTTGGGAATTGGCGATTGGGCAATCTCGGTTCCCGGACCAAAAAGCATCTGAATCTGCAAGAGGTCATCAAAAGAAAGGGGCAGGGCAAACCTTTCTGCGGGCGGGCGGACAACGGTGTTGAGGTGGACCTTATCCGGGTTTATCTCATAGGCAAGGCGCCGGAGTTTCATCAGGTGTTCAGGTGAATCGTTGATGTTTTTGACAAGCATTATTTCCAGGAAGATCTTGCCGGAAAAGTAACGGGAGAAGGTTTTGAGCCCGGTTAAGATTTTTTCTATTTTCAGTTGCGGATGGCAGCGATTGACCCGGCGAAAGGTGTTTTGGTCGGCGGCATCAAGCGAGGGAACAATTAGGTCAGCAGAATAGAGGTCGCGGCGCACATCAGGGTCAAATAAAAGTGTGGAGTTGGTAATGACCGCAACCGGGATTTTGAACTCCTTTTTCAAGAGGCGGATGATTTTGCCGATGTCCTTATTCAGTGTTGGCTCGCC encodes:
- a CDS encoding serpin family protein, which gives rise to MNIILILTLITSPLKGAESKTSGANLVPAKNRFGFRLLTELSRGEIKENIVLSPYSIASALTMTYNGAAGETRAAMARALEIEGIGLDELNQGEKGLFEGLQQKDARLQLVIANSLWARKGIGFKTGFINRVKKFFSAEVNVLDFNSPEALVKINSWVREKTRGKIERIVERIVPDAVLYLINAVYFKGKWQQEFDPKQTYETDFHLSDGTKRRVMMMYRSDRFSYLAGDGFQAVKLPYGDGRMSMVVFLPDESLGLNGLITRLAGENYSMWQKEFVKRQGEVGLPRFKLEYEGSLNEPLKVLGMAIAFDLNIADFSEMSPMKGVAIGDVRHKSFIEVNEEGTEAAAVTSVEMVMTAMPVDRFRMICDRPFLFTIEDNRTGAILFLGAVVKP
- a CDS encoding nitrilase-related carbon-nitrogen hydrolase gives rise to the protein MRIGFYQFSPKPRAVLQNLGRIFSCLEGVEADLIVLPELCLTGYLFSSRKELARYAEKVPGGRSSSLLLNFCMQNNLNLILGIAEKAGDRIFNSAILVTADGTIHTYRKIHLFTDEKDIFDPGDLPFPVFNLGQVRIGMLVCFDYFFPESARTLALRGAQIICHPANLVLDYAQSMTITRAQENRIFWVLANRIGTEHLDGRVMNFTGKSQIVAPDGNLLVRASPEDEELKIVEINPDLALNKNVTPRNHIFNDRRPNYYL
- a CDS encoding TonB-dependent receptor, which encodes MGRAVRFVLIGLVWAGGVQAQAVAGKGDVKITGQVFAEDGTRPMEFVNIVLYSLPESAQVAGTVTDSYGRFTLLGVKPARYYLEISFIGYETKRVENIECAPGAQIDLGRLTLKLSSVPVSGVEVIGDKPAISQEVDKKVIDVTKLPSTAGGTAVDALKNVPGVKVDIEGNVTLRGSSNFTVLIDGRPSGLEPNQALKQIPAVMIERIEIITNPSAKYEPEGTAGIINIILKKQKGQGLSALVNANAGFKNRYGGDALVGLRSGIINTYFGGNIWHSSSDNEYESETRTFGSADTLKIASSGLSSWDGTAAGARAGLELQFGPRDKSSIVGRLGNYDGRSTSRERVTEHHLLADSSRDYQNDRSWRFGSKYLFLMADHEHQFDTAGHKLTAQVYLVGRQGLAAAGNTERDSTGATITGRRSQDEGPTGWIRGEAEYTLPTGDGGKLEAGFQSRVEMTGMESQIYRFNPNTDTWELDSLSSHPYLSRENIHSLYTTYSWRWQKLAIQPGLRGEYGSRIIHIQEMDSIWQLSRWDYFPSLHFSYNLPANFQVSASYSRRIDRPYYWYLRPLPVWYDAHSVSKGNPMLRPSYVNSYEVGFELPFGANLLSLEAYCRTTSNMFEWITTRYPGDTNALLQTAANIGSDRSLGVEFSAHLSPVKWLNAYITGDIADYHEWGTLFNQEIDRRSISWSGSLNLNLQFPSATQVQLNGNLSGPYITATSTSDGWFGTDLAVKQSLFNRTLSITLRCQNLFGPRTWKSREDGQGFRRNYSYIREGLRLSLAVSYNFNNFRFDPKMRAGEGIEQEGTGVMPRR
- a CDS encoding radical SAM protein, which produces MIKTNYVYGPVPSRRLGLSLGLNIIPKKTCTLNCIYCQCGRTTKMTIRRESFFPINDILQEVRAAVKGKRIDYLTFSGEGEPTLNKDIGKIIRLLKKEFKIPVAVITNSTLLFDPDVRRDLYSADLIVPSLDAADQNTFRRVNRCHPQLKIEKILTGLKTFSRYFSGKIFLEIMLVKNINDSPEHLMKLRRLAYEINPDKVHLNTVVRPPAERFALPLSFDDLLQIQMLFGPGTEIAQSPIPKRQRPFKGDPVKAIIAVVQNRPVTAEDLIHSLGISAEKLKHLLSSLVQEKRIKRIKFWGKVFYEPI